Proteins found in one Nitrospirota bacterium genomic segment:
- the hemH gene encoding ferrochelatase, translating into MTDGKSTTAVLLINMGGPDSLDAVEPFLYNLFSDSDIMGFNRVLLPVLKPLARLIARSRAPKVKKYYSAIGGKSPIVKLTMQQAKALEESLQKQGNIWVFVSMRYCRPTIEDAVKDMLEFPLTKLIILPLYPHYSVTTTGSAFNEFKRILKGIGTPTIEIRYINDWHDNPSYIDAVCETIQDTASLHHLDIHKTPVVFSAHGLPMKFIRRGDPYAKQVEKSVELIAGRLGNLKDYHLSYQSRVGPLRWLGPSTDDVLRQIGSKGAKNVMLVPISFVSEHVETLYEMDILYKEKAGEYGITNFYRAPALNDSPLLIDALKEMVITACIPPSNPFF; encoded by the coding sequence ATGACAGACGGCAAATCTACCACAGCAGTCCTTCTGATAAATATGGGCGGTCCTGATTCCCTGGATGCTGTTGAGCCCTTCCTTTATAATCTTTTTTCTGATTCAGACATAATGGGCTTTAACAGGGTATTACTCCCGGTTTTAAAACCACTTGCAAGGCTTATTGCACGCAGCAGGGCCCCAAAGGTAAAGAAATATTACAGCGCCATAGGTGGAAAATCACCTATAGTAAAACTTACCATGCAGCAGGCAAAGGCCCTTGAAGAGTCACTTCAGAAACAGGGCAATATCTGGGTCTTTGTCTCCATGAGATACTGCCGCCCGACTATAGAAGATGCAGTTAAGGACATGCTCGAGTTTCCATTGACCAAGCTTATAATCCTGCCGCTGTATCCCCACTACTCGGTTACGACAACAGGTTCGGCATTCAATGAGTTCAAGCGGATCCTGAAGGGGATAGGCACTCCTACAATCGAAATCCGTTATATAAATGACTGGCACGATAACCCATCGTACATTGATGCAGTGTGTGAAACGATACAGGATACCGCCTCGCTGCACCACCTTGATATTCATAAGACTCCGGTTGTATTCAGCGCACACGGGTTACCCATGAAATTTATCAGGCGCGGCGACCCGTATGCCAAGCAGGTGGAAAAGAGCGTTGAGCTGATCGCCGGCAGGCTCGGGAACCTGAAGGATTATCACCTGTCATATCAGAGTCGCGTGGGACCGTTGAGATGGCTCGGGCCGTCAACTGACGATGTCCTGAGACAGATCGGAAGTAAGGGGGCAAAAAACGTTATGTTAGTGCCGATCAGCTTTGTATCCGAGCATGTAGAAACCCTTTACGAGATGGATATCCTCTACAAAGAAAAGGCAGGAGAATACGGAATCACAAACTTCTACAGGGCCCCTGCACTAAACGATTCGCCTCTTCTGATTGATGCATTGAAGGAAATGGTAATTACAGCATGTATTCCCCCTTCTAATCCATTCTTCTGA
- the hemG gene encoding protoporphyrinogen oxidase, giving the protein MKVIIIGGGISGLTAAYWLHKSGIDVTVLEKGDRAGGSIRTETHKGYLIEYGPNSTLDLYKEADDLCESLGISGYKIYGSEDAKNRYVVRDGRLRPLPLGPLQFLSTDLWTIQGKLRLMCEPFIRKFAGSHEETIAEFVKRRTGQEFLDYAIDPFVTGVFAGDPYKLSLKSCFPKMYGMELEHGGLVKAAIFGRKKKGEPKRKMRLFSFRDGLGTLPEAIRKTLGDRFVGGCNVLSVKKAEKGFEVITENVSAPTPQPGLFKANIVIFATPAWATARLIQPISEYVAAHLMQIQYVPAVIVFTGFDRGHIKQKLDGFGFLIPRKESRERGYNILGSIWSSEIFAGRAPEGKAAFTTILGGARKDDILEYSDRELIEMTLRDLRYILGIEEKPEFVQLIRHTRAIPQYIIGHQERIDAVQEAIRKIPGLYLSGNYLNGVSVGHCIAEATKLSAVMKGV; this is encoded by the coding sequence ATGAAAGTTATAATCATCGGCGGCGGCATTTCCGGCCTTACTGCTGCCTACTGGCTGCACAAAAGCGGTATTGATGTCACCGTCCTCGAAAAAGGAGATAGGGCCGGCGGGTCTATACGCACAGAAACGCATAAGGGCTACCTTATTGAATACGGCCCCAACTCTACACTCGACCTGTACAAAGAGGCGGATGACCTGTGCGAGTCACTCGGCATCAGTGGATATAAGATATACGGCAGTGAAGATGCAAAAAACCGTTATGTCGTCAGAGACGGCAGATTAAGGCCTTTACCACTTGGTCCTCTCCAGTTTCTGTCAACTGACCTCTGGACTATACAAGGGAAACTGAGGCTTATGTGCGAACCATTTATCCGCAAGTTCGCCGGCAGCCACGAGGAGACGATCGCTGAGTTCGTTAAGAGGAGGACAGGACAGGAGTTCCTCGATTATGCCATTGACCCCTTTGTTACAGGGGTGTTTGCAGGAGATCCCTACAAACTTTCATTAAAGAGCTGTTTTCCAAAGATGTATGGTATGGAGCTTGAGCATGGCGGGCTTGTGAAAGCCGCAATATTCGGAAGGAAAAAGAAGGGTGAGCCAAAGCGAAAGATGCGCCTTTTTTCATTCAGGGACGGCCTGGGAACTTTACCTGAGGCAATAAGAAAGACCCTTGGTGACAGGTTTGTTGGTGGGTGTAACGTGCTGTCAGTGAAGAAGGCAGAAAAAGGTTTCGAAGTTATTACAGAAAATGTTTCTGCCCCCACTCCACAGCCTGGACTTTTCAAGGCCAACATCGTCATCTTTGCTACACCTGCCTGGGCAACAGCAAGGTTGATCCAGCCGATATCCGAATATGTCGCTGCCCATCTGATGCAGATACAATACGTCCCTGCAGTAATCGTCTTCACAGGGTTTGACAGGGGACATATAAAACAGAAACTCGATGGCTTTGGCTTCCTCATACCGCGGAAAGAGTCCCGTGAACGGGGTTACAACATCCTCGGGAGCATCTGGAGCTCCGAAATTTTCGCAGGACGTGCGCCTGAGGGTAAGGCCGCCTTCACAACCATCCTTGGCGGCGCAAGGAAGGATGACATACTCGAATACAGCGACAGGGAACTCATTGAAATGACATTGCGTGACTTAAGGTACATCCTCGGTATAGAAGAAAAACCTGAGTTCGTACAGCTAATACGCCATACACGGGCAATCCCGCAATATATCATCGGCCATCAGGAGCGCATAGATGCTGTTCAGGAGGCTATCAGGAAAATTCCCGGCTTATATCTCTCAGGCAACTACCTCAACGGTGTTTCAGTTGGACACTGCATAGCCGAGGCAACAAAACTTTCGGCTGTGATGAAAGGGGTCTGA
- the queF gene encoding NADPH-dependent 7-cyano-7-deazaguanine reductase QueF, which produces MKYGKEEIEKAELEKWENPYQDRDYVIDISFPEFSCLCPRSGYPDYATIKINYVPDKYIVELRSLKLYLNKFRDQYISHESATNKIYDDLKNLIEPRRIEVTGDWNPRGNVKTIIRVGG; this is translated from the coding sequence ATGAAATACGGCAAGGAAGAGATTGAGAAGGCTGAGCTTGAGAAGTGGGAGAATCCGTATCAGGACAGGGATTATGTTATTGACATCTCGTTTCCTGAATTCTCATGCCTCTGTCCCCGCTCCGGCTATCCTGATTATGCGACAATTAAGATTAACTATGTGCCTGACAAGTATATCGTTGAGCTGCGCTCATTGAAGCTGTACCTTAATAAGTTCCGTGACCAGTATATCTCTCATGAATCTGCAACAAACAAGATATATGACGACCTGAAAAATCTTATTGAACCGAGGCGGATTGAAGTAACAGGCGACTGGAATCCGCGTGGTAATGTAAAAACCATTATTCGTGTTGGGGGGTAG
- the queG gene encoding tRNA epoxyqueuosine(34) reductase QueG, producing the protein MTLTRDIKDIGISLGFRHVGISPPDASLWGKRFQGWLKCGFEGEMRFLSREPERRLNPSIVFPEIKSVIVVSMNYYPGGDRRGCLDDHARGYIANYALNEDYHDVVKSRLEEFLVRIKTLTDKKADGKIYVDTGPVLEKAYAAMSGVGWMGKHSLIISPDAGSWLVLGVILLDTELEFDAPLQDRCGECTRCIEACPTGAIVAPYVVDARRCISYLLGELKGAIPEELKSMTGNKIFGCDDCQWACPWNNVAQAATETGFIPRKELTSPLLADLMEMDREGFKKVFHDNSVMRIKWERFMRNVVAAAGK; encoded by the coding sequence ATGACCCTTACCCGTGACATTAAGGATATTGGCATAAGTTTAGGCTTCCGGCATGTTGGCATTTCCCCTCCTGATGCATCTCTATGGGGCAAGAGATTTCAGGGGTGGCTTAAGTGCGGTTTTGAAGGTGAGATGAGGTTCTTATCCAGGGAGCCGGAGAGACGCTTAAACCCTTCCATCGTATTTCCTGAAATCAAGTCTGTCATAGTGGTCTCTATGAATTATTATCCTGGGGGGGATCGCAGGGGATGCCTTGATGACCATGCCAGGGGGTACATTGCAAATTATGCGCTTAATGAGGACTATCATGACGTTGTCAAGTCAAGGCTTGAAGAGTTTCTTGTAAGGATTAAGACCCTGACTGATAAAAAAGCAGACGGAAAGATATATGTAGACACAGGCCCTGTCCTTGAAAAGGCATATGCCGCTATGTCCGGTGTTGGATGGATGGGAAAGCACTCCCTTATCATCAGCCCGGACGCCGGGTCGTGGTTAGTGCTTGGGGTAATACTCCTTGACACAGAATTGGAGTTTGATGCCCCGCTGCAGGATCGCTGCGGTGAGTGCACCAGATGTATCGAGGCCTGTCCAACAGGCGCTATTGTTGCGCCTTACGTTGTTGATGCGAGGCGATGCATATCATACCTGCTTGGTGAATTAAAAGGGGCGATACCTGAAGAATTGAAATCTATGACAGGCAATAAGATTTTTGGTTGTGATGATTGCCAGTGGGCCTGCCCATGGAATAATGTTGCTCAGGCAGCCACAGAGACTGGTTTTATACCAAGAAAAGAGTTGACTTCTCCCCTGCTTGCGGATTTAATGGAGATGGATCGGGAAGGTTTCAAAAAGGTTTTTCATGATAATTCTGTCATGCGTATCAAGTGGGAGAGGTTTATGAGAAATGTGGTTGCGGCTGCGGGAAAATAA
- a CDS encoding HD domain-containing protein — protein sequence MDAIGKFLTTFTITIANCSLYSAEHEIFNELVKKTYRMLGEILGEQCEIMIIDHKLIVNKQELTDAGANKANFIRYLRRKGITRVDFLKGLSLSEFRQFIIDVSDTDKIMNPAPHIRTGTIDVCVPNPRSTPCEGEEISNLPKEDIAKVQDIFHSISPFKKLNIAGLEEIVVQFIITFRNEAHILKLLSPVRSFSEYTYTHASNVAVLSIFQADSLGIQDELLHEIGVAALLHDAGKLFIPKEILDKNGKLDDREFAEIKKHPLYGARYLAKMDNLTRLAPLIAFEHHMRCDGSGYPGLHTAGRRQHILSQIIAISDFFDALRSHRPYRESLETEEVIALMRKGREKDFNPFLLDNFIRSIQMALSQEAA from the coding sequence ATGGATGCCATAGGGAAATTCCTGACGACTTTTACAATCACCATTGCCAATTGCTCACTTTATTCAGCAGAGCATGAAATATTCAATGAGCTCGTGAAAAAGACTTATAGAATGCTTGGTGAGATCCTGGGTGAGCAGTGTGAGATCATGATCATAGACCACAAACTGATTGTGAACAAACAGGAGCTCACGGATGCCGGAGCCAACAAGGCGAATTTTATAAGATATCTAAGGAGAAAAGGTATTACCCGCGTCGACTTTCTGAAGGGTCTTTCCCTTTCAGAGTTCAGACAGTTCATCATTGACGTCTCTGATACGGATAAAATAATGAATCCCGCCCCGCACATCAGGACCGGAACTATTGACGTCTGCGTCCCGAATCCCCGGTCCACTCCCTGCGAGGGCGAGGAAATATCAAATCTTCCGAAGGAGGATATTGCAAAGGTTCAGGATATTTTCCATTCCATCTCTCCTTTTAAAAAACTCAACATTGCAGGACTCGAGGAGATTGTGGTGCAGTTCATTATCACTTTCAGAAATGAGGCGCATATCCTAAAGCTGTTGAGCCCCGTTAGATCATTTAGTGAATATACCTATACGCACGCCTCCAATGTTGCCGTTCTCTCCATATTTCAGGCGGACAGCCTCGGGATCCAGGATGAACTGCTGCATGAAATCGGTGTTGCCGCCCTTTTGCATGATGCGGGAAAATTGTTCATACCTAAAGAAATCCTGGATAAAAATGGCAAACTTGATGACAGGGAATTTGCTGAAATAAAAAAACATCCGCTTTATGGTGCGCGATACCTTGCCAAAATGGATAACCTGACCCGCCTTGCCCCGCTGATTGCATTTGAGCATCATATGCGTTGTGACGGCTCAGGCTATCCCGGACTCCATACGGCTGGCAGGAGGCAGCATATTCTGAGTCAGATCATTGCCATCTCTGATTTTTTTGACGCCCTGCGGAGCCACAGGCCTTACAGGGAGAGTCTGGAAACAGAGGAAGTCATTGCCTTGATGAGAAAGGGAAGGGAAAAAGACTTTAACCCCTTTTTACTGGATAATTTTATCCGCTCGATACAGATGGCTCTCTCACAAGAGGCGGCATGA
- a CDS encoding HEAT repeat domain-containing protein, with translation MTETKDELPLDTRLLSEAIIELNISRHNVSIYPKNHPVVEKSLNKVFDFLQKLFALRQDITLVVAKDVLIVDSHHLDKKNPVYKEFADSLSKKNIAFVTFISGLTKDELYSFHRFISDNAGNASPEDIQKLFIDCHITHLKIGSVDFSVFHLIEADGKQNEDHKISLWEKYVFGLLEGSLKPDESPDILSTIPPDQLAGYINRADSGKIREDSYEKVITSYVRKSSERSFSPNELKNVMDFINRLRPELKGHFLSSAVNVLSRDLETAEESLRDTSVDTVINLLSVINEQLVAIPEALKNILDKFSVFQQKSSEAPYYREGLIEDDFLLSPELTSLLSSADFKAFVTDSYHKDIQRLIQFNADSIQTEWIEEFKGEWQDEQIETFFHEIILELTLSETDGIIPREDCEFYAHILKDQIVQFIYTGQYEQALKTIRILESSSNSGKSPDGVSNILGYFHSGEFIALFIDSLKIMGREKREEILNMCEYYGEKMIASLIGALIGEESPSTRRFLTGLVTHFREKAVPDVVRYLNDDRWFVKRNMLFILNECGGQDALQYARSYCNHENPKVSYEALKCLLNFKDSFGIEALRDLLKSDSPDLLNRAIALSGTFKVREVVPELLEMLRRKSITGSNYEGKIHIVRALGQIGDSRALGTLKNILSEKSLLFRGALDRLKEEIRQSLRNYPDERG, from the coding sequence ATGACCGAAACAAAAGACGAACTCCCCCTTGATACCCGATTGCTCAGTGAAGCCATCATTGAACTCAACATCTCGCGTCACAATGTATCTATCTATCCCAAAAATCATCCGGTGGTAGAAAAGTCATTGAATAAAGTATTTGACTTTCTGCAAAAACTCTTTGCGTTGAGACAAGATATTACCCTTGTAGTCGCAAAGGATGTTCTCATCGTTGATAGTCATCACCTCGACAAGAAGAACCCGGTTTATAAGGAATTTGCCGACTCTCTGAGCAAGAAAAATATCGCCTTCGTCACGTTCATAAGCGGGCTGACAAAGGATGAGCTTTACTCGTTTCACCGGTTCATTTCAGACAATGCCGGAAATGCGTCTCCAGAAGATATACAGAAGTTATTCATTGATTGCCACATTACTCACCTCAAGATAGGATCCGTTGATTTCTCTGTATTCCATCTTATCGAAGCGGATGGGAAGCAGAACGAAGACCATAAAATATCCCTTTGGGAAAAGTATGTATTCGGTCTTCTCGAAGGGAGCCTGAAACCTGATGAGTCGCCTGATATTCTGTCAACGATCCCTCCTGATCAGCTCGCGGGATACATAAACAGGGCTGATAGCGGCAAAATAAGGGAAGACAGCTATGAGAAGGTCATCACTTCCTACGTCAGGAAATCCTCGGAAAGGTCCTTTTCGCCCAATGAGTTGAAAAACGTGATGGATTTTATTAACAGGCTGCGGCCGGAATTGAAGGGTCATTTCCTCTCATCCGCGGTGAATGTCCTTTCCAGGGATTTGGAGACTGCCGAGGAATCTCTCCGGGATACATCTGTGGACACTGTCATCAATTTGCTCAGTGTCATCAACGAACAATTGGTGGCCATCCCAGAGGCATTAAAAAACATTCTCGATAAATTCTCGGTGTTTCAGCAGAAAAGTTCTGAGGCCCCTTATTATCGGGAGGGACTCATCGAAGACGACTTCCTTCTTTCTCCGGAACTGACCAGTTTGTTGAGCAGTGCGGATTTCAAGGCATTCGTGACCGATTCCTATCATAAGGATATCCAGCGCCTGATCCAATTTAATGCTGACTCGATCCAGACGGAATGGATAGAAGAATTTAAGGGTGAGTGGCAGGATGAGCAGATTGAAACTTTTTTTCATGAAATCATCCTGGAGCTGACACTCTCTGAGACGGATGGGATCATACCCCGTGAAGACTGCGAATTTTATGCCCATATACTGAAGGACCAGATCGTTCAATTCATATATACCGGTCAGTATGAGCAGGCATTGAAAACAATCAGGATATTAGAGTCCAGCAGCAATTCAGGAAAATCACCGGACGGCGTTTCGAATATTTTAGGATATTTCCATTCCGGGGAATTCATCGCATTGTTCATTGACTCATTAAAAATCATGGGCAGGGAGAAGCGGGAAGAGATACTGAACATGTGCGAGTATTACGGAGAAAAGATGATCGCATCATTAATCGGCGCACTCATTGGCGAGGAATCGCCGTCTACCAGGAGGTTTCTGACAGGTCTGGTGACCCATTTTAGGGAGAAGGCTGTACCGGATGTGGTCAGGTATCTCAATGATGACAGATGGTTTGTAAAAAGGAATATGCTGTTCATCCTGAATGAATGCGGCGGTCAGGACGCGCTTCAATATGCCAGAAGTTACTGCAATCATGAAAACCCCAAGGTCAGTTATGAGGCATTAAAATGTCTGCTGAATTTCAAGGACTCTTTTGGAATTGAGGCCCTGAGGGATTTATTGAAGTCCGACTCTCCGGATCTGTTGAACAGGGCCATTGCCCTATCAGGGACATTTAAGGTGAGGGAGGTTGTGCCGGAGCTTCTTGAAATGCTCAGGAGAAAGAGCATTACGGGTTCCAACTATGAAGGCAAGATCCACATTGTCAGGGCGCTCGGCCAGATAGGAGACTCCCGTGCCCTCGGCACGCTTAAAAACATACTTTCAGAAAAGTCCCTCCTCTTCAGGGGCGCCCTGGATAGGCTGAAAGAAGAGATACGTCAATCGCTCAGGAATTATCCTGATGAAAGGGGATAA
- a CDS encoding Dabb family protein, whose translation MLTHIVMFRLKESALGKGKDENLRELKVLLESLKDKIPVVKYLEVGINIGKSASAADIALYSEFDDLNALEAYRIHPEHVKAVEFIDKVCSERRVADYMV comes from the coding sequence ATGTTAACGCACATTGTAATGTTCAGGTTGAAAGAATCGGCTTTAGGGAAGGGTAAGGATGAGAACCTGCGGGAGTTGAAGGTATTACTGGAATCCCTGAAGGATAAAATACCGGTTGTAAAATACCTTGAAGTCGGGATAAATATCGGCAAATCTGCAAGCGCCGCGGATATAGCGCTCTACTCTGAATTTGATGACTTAAATGCGCTGGAGGCATACCGCATACATCCTGAACATGTCAAGGCAGTGGAGTTTATTGACAAAGTATGCTCTGAAAGGCGTGTCGCAGACTATATGGTGTAG
- a CDS encoding LemA family protein, whose translation MKKSWIIIGVIIIAVIILFRLFVSPYNNMVRMEEGVTSQWAQVENVYQRRADLIPNLVNTVKGYAAHEKETLTQVIEARSRATQVTINPEKLTPEALQQFQEAQGGLSSALSRLMVVVERYPDLKANQNFLELQAQLEGSENRIAVERNKFNETVQRYNAYIRSFPNNIVASIFNFEKKPYFEADKGAEKAPEVKF comes from the coding sequence ATGAAAAAGAGCTGGATCATAATTGGCGTTATCATAATAGCAGTGATAATACTCTTCCGGTTATTCGTATCACCGTACAACAACATGGTCAGGATGGAGGAAGGTGTTACCTCCCAATGGGCACAGGTAGAAAATGTGTACCAGAGGAGGGCAGACCTCATCCCAAATCTTGTAAACACAGTAAAGGGTTATGCCGCACATGAAAAAGAGACTCTCACACAGGTTATAGAGGCACGTTCCAGGGCAACTCAGGTCACAATTAATCCTGAGAAGTTAACGCCTGAGGCCCTGCAGCAGTTTCAGGAGGCACAGGGGGGACTCAGTTCAGCCTTGTCCCGCCTGATGGTGGTAGTCGAAAGATACCCGGACCTGAAGGCCAATCAGAACTTCCTGGAACTGCAGGCTCAGTTGGAGGGATCTGAAAACCGGATCGCTGTCGAGCGCAATAAATTTAATGAGACCGTCCAGCGATACAATGCATACATACGTTCCTTCCCGAACAATATCGTAGCCTCTATATTTAACTTTGAGAAAAAGCCATACTTTGAAGCCGACAAGGGTGCAGAAAAAGCGCCCGAAGTAAAATTTTAG
- a CDS encoding TPM domain-containing protein, which translates to MKLFTKEDRDKITAAIGMAEKQTSGEIRLFIDDKCRGNVLDRAALIFEKLEMHKTAARNGVLFYLAVRDHKFAILGDAGINAVVTHGFWDEIKDTAIEHFKKGEYSEGLIKGIDMAGTALKQYFPYDERDKNELSDEIVFGQKDT; encoded by the coding sequence ATGAAACTCTTCACCAAAGAAGACCGCGATAAAATTACCGCAGCAATCGGAATGGCGGAGAAACAGACCTCCGGTGAGATAAGGCTTTTCATTGATGATAAATGCAGGGGCAACGTCCTCGACAGGGCCGCGTTAATCTTTGAAAAATTAGAGATGCACAAGACTGCAGCCAGGAATGGTGTTCTGTTTTATCTGGCAGTCCGTGATCACAAGTTCGCCATCCTCGGTGATGCAGGCATTAATGCGGTCGTTACGCATGGTTTCTGGGACGAAATAAAAGATACCGCGATAGAGCACTTTAAAAAAGGTGAATATTCAGAGGGCCTGATCAAAGGTATTGACATGGCTGGTACGGCACTTAAACAATACTTCCCCTATGACGAAAGAGACAAGAATGAATTATCAGATGAGATCGTATTCGGCCAGAAGGATACATAA
- a CDS encoding TPM domain-containing protein, giving the protein MRSYSARRIHKHLLYSAVLFLLFIPAVLFAETFPQRPSPPRLVNDYTNTLKPEEQEVLERKLVEFDNTTSTQIVIVILETLDGYPIGDYTVKLGEEWGVGQKDKNNGAVVLAAMKDREVFIATGYGLEGAIPDALAKRIVEFDIKPYFKQGLYYEGLDRATDSMIALAKGEYTAERHSKPGVPIFFRIPWFFIIFVIIFFIIMLSRARRYRGIASNNNVPFWMALILANMGSRHHRGKWDDFSSGGGGFGGGSGGFGGFGGGSFGGGGAGGRW; this is encoded by the coding sequence ATGAGATCGTATTCGGCCAGAAGGATACATAAGCACTTACTTTATTCCGCAGTATTATTTTTACTTTTCATTCCTGCCGTATTATTTGCCGAGACCTTTCCACAAAGGCCCTCCCCTCCGCGGCTTGTCAATGACTACACCAATACCCTGAAACCGGAAGAGCAGGAGGTGCTGGAGAGGAAACTCGTTGAGTTTGACAATACAACGTCTACCCAGATTGTAATCGTCATTCTGGAAACCCTTGACGGCTACCCAATCGGCGACTACACAGTAAAACTCGGTGAGGAGTGGGGTGTTGGCCAAAAGGACAAGAATAACGGAGCTGTAGTGCTCGCAGCCATGAAAGACCGCGAGGTCTTTATCGCTACCGGCTATGGCCTTGAAGGTGCAATCCCTGACGCACTTGCAAAACGGATTGTAGAGTTCGACATAAAACCATATTTCAAACAGGGGCTCTACTACGAGGGGCTTGACAGGGCAACGGACTCAATGATAGCCCTGGCTAAAGGCGAGTATACTGCAGAAAGGCACAGCAAACCGGGCGTGCCCATCTTTTTCCGCATCCCCTGGTTTTTTATCATTTTTGTTATCATCTTTTTCATCATTATGCTTAGCCGGGCAAGAAGGTATCGCGGCATCGCCTCCAATAATAACGTCCCCTTCTGGATGGCACTCATACTCGCAAACATGGGAAGCCGCCACCATCGGGGCAAGTGGGACGATTTCTCGTCAGGCGGCGGAGGCTTCGGCGGCGGCAGCGGGGGTTTCGGCGGCTTCGGTGGAGGAAGTTTCGGGGGCGGAGGCGCCGGAGGCAGGTGGTAG
- a CDS encoding formate--tetrahydrofolate ligase, protein MVKHISEIAASIDLVSHEIDKHGQYIAKVTPAGLEKRLSPRRGKYVVLTAITPTGSGEGKTTVAIGLGMAMWRIGKKGVVTLRQPSLGPLFGMKGGGTGGGKAMLLPQETINLGLTGDNYRVNAAHNLLSSFADNHIYRNSPINIDPASLFWPRTVNINDRALREIIVGSNEKGGGFPHPGRFVLTEASEVMAILSLSSTLKDMRERLGRIIVALNKNGAPVTAEDIKCAGAMAVILRDALRPNLLQTSEGTPAFVHTGPFANIAPGISSLIADQLALSLADYVITEAGFGADLGFEKLVDIKCRSGNLYPDCAVVVVTLKSLKTHGGNPDGGLAEIDRGMSHLEKQIENVKYFKVPLVVGVNRHEDDKGDEINYLLKCIEALGVRAVTVTPWKDGGAGVVDLAKAVEEITAGPVTDTRQRRFLYDLNTPVEDKINTIAQIMYGAKDAAFSETAMIKLQLINRLGLSNLPVCMAKVHNSLSHTPKLYGRPKGFTLPVEEIHIAAGAGFIYPICGRIFPLPGLPSKPLGEEMDIDTDTWEIRGL, encoded by the coding sequence CTGGTGAAACATATCTCAGAAATTGCCGCTTCCATAGACCTTGTATCTCACGAAATTGACAAACACGGCCAATATATAGCAAAGGTCACACCAGCAGGTCTTGAAAAACGATTATCTCCACGACGCGGTAAATACGTCGTCCTTACAGCCATAACCCCAACCGGCTCAGGAGAAGGAAAAACAACTGTTGCCATAGGCCTTGGCATGGCAATGTGGCGGATCGGCAAAAAAGGGGTCGTCACCCTGCGACAGCCGTCATTAGGGCCGCTTTTTGGTATGAAGGGTGGGGGCACAGGCGGAGGAAAGGCCATGCTGCTGCCGCAGGAGACGATAAACCTTGGTCTGACAGGCGATAACTACAGGGTGAACGCAGCCCACAACCTCCTGAGCTCCTTTGCAGATAATCATATCTACCGTAACAGCCCCATTAATATTGATCCCGCCAGCCTCTTCTGGCCGCGTACAGTAAATATCAATGACAGGGCGCTTCGTGAAATTATTGTCGGCTCAAATGAAAAGGGCGGAGGATTCCCTCATCCCGGCCGCTTTGTTCTTACAGAGGCGTCAGAGGTAATGGCAATCCTCTCCCTCTCTTCTACGCTCAAAGACATGAGGGAGCGTCTTGGCAGGATCATAGTCGCCTTAAATAAGAACGGCGCCCCTGTGACAGCAGAGGACATAAAGTGTGCAGGGGCAATGGCAGTTATCTTGCGCGATGCACTGCGCCCCAACTTATTACAGACCTCAGAAGGGACTCCAGCCTTCGTACATACAGGACCGTTCGCAAATATAGCCCCGGGCATAAGTTCACTCATTGCAGATCAGCTCGCGCTATCTCTTGCTGATTATGTAATAACAGAGGCGGGCTTCGGCGCTGATCTCGGTTTCGAAAAACTCGTAGACATAAAGTGCCGGTCGGGCAACCTCTATCCTGATTGCGCAGTGGTGGTTGTTACACTGAAAAGTCTTAAGACGCACGGAGGAAATCCAGACGGTGGACTTGCAGAGATAGACAGGGGAATGTCACATCTCGAAAAACAGATTGAGAATGTAAAATATTTTAAAGTGCCCCTTGTTGTTGGTGTTAACAGACACGAGGACGATAAAGGGGATGAGATAAACTATTTGCTCAAATGTATTGAAGCACTTGGCGTAAGGGCGGTTACGGTGACGCCATGGAAAGATGGCGGGGCAGGGGTGGTTGACCTTGCAAAGGCCGTAGAAGAGATTACCGCAGGGCCCGTCACAGACACCAGACAGCGACGATTTCTATACGACCTGAATACCCCGGTCGAGGATAAAATTAACACGATAGCCCAAATTATGTATGGCGCAAAAGATGCAGCGTTCTCTGAAACGGCAATGATAAAATTACAACTGATAAACAGGCTGGGACTCAGCAACCTCCCCGTGTGCATGGCAAAGGTCCACAACTCACTCTCACATACACCTAAACTTTACGGAAGGCCAAAAGGGTTTACACTCCCGGTCGAAGAAATACATATTGCTGCAGGCGCTGGATTTATCTACCCGATCTGTGGAAGGATATTTCCCCTCCCGGGCCTGCCATCCAAACCTCTTGGTGAAGAGATGGACATAGATACAGATACCTGGGAGATTCGTGGATTATAA